A window of the Sandaracinaceae bacterium genome harbors these coding sequences:
- a CDS encoding MoxR family ATPase produces the protein MSIDVRAINDMVQRESAFIDPLLHEVKKVIVGQEEMVQRVLIGLLTGGHVLLEGVPGLAKTLTVNTICKTVAAEFSRIQFTPDLLPADVVGTVLYNQQSGDFTAKQGPIFANLVLADEINRAPAKVQSALLEAMQEKQVTIGDTTYKLPEPFMVMATQNPVEQEGTYPLAEAQVDRFMMHVRVGYPTAEQERTIMERIAQHTLEGPKEGDGRPNTMDVQRVASTEQLIEARRCIGHVYMDDKIKDYIISVVQATRNPAGAGLKDMRDMIAHGGSPRASIWLNIAARAHAFVSHRGYVTPEDIKAIGPDVLRHRIIRTYEAEAEEISSDDIVRRIFEAVEVP, from the coding sequence ATGAGCATCGACGTCCGCGCCATCAACGACATGGTCCAGCGCGAGAGCGCCTTCATCGACCCACTCCTGCACGAGGTGAAGAAGGTCATCGTAGGACAAGAGGAGATGGTGCAGCGCGTGCTCATCGGGCTCCTCACGGGCGGTCACGTGCTGCTCGAGGGCGTGCCTGGCTTGGCCAAGACCCTGACCGTCAACACCATCTGCAAGACCGTCGCGGCCGAGTTCTCGCGCATCCAGTTCACGCCGGACCTGCTCCCCGCCGACGTGGTGGGCACGGTGCTCTACAACCAGCAGAGCGGCGACTTCACGGCCAAGCAGGGGCCCATCTTCGCCAACCTGGTGCTGGCCGACGAGATCAACCGCGCCCCGGCCAAGGTGCAGAGCGCGCTGCTCGAGGCCATGCAGGAGAAGCAGGTCACCATCGGCGACACCACGTACAAGCTGCCGGAGCCGTTCATGGTGATGGCCACGCAGAACCCGGTGGAGCAGGAGGGCACGTACCCGCTCGCCGAGGCGCAGGTGGACCGCTTCATGATGCACGTGCGTGTCGGTTACCCCACCGCGGAGCAGGAGCGCACCATCATGGAGCGCATCGCCCAGCACACGCTGGAGGGGCCCAAGGAGGGCGACGGAAGACCCAATACGATGGACGTCCAGCGGGTCGCATCGACCGAGCAGCTGATCGAGGCGCGGCGCTGCATCGGGCACGTCTACATGGACGACAAGATCAAGGACTACATCATCTCCGTGGTGCAGGCGACCCGCAACCCGGCCGGAGCCGGGCTCAAGGACATGCGAGACATGATCGCCCACGGCGGCAGCCCGCGCGCCAGCATCTGGCTCAACATCGCGGCGCGTGCGCACGCGTTCGTGAGCCACCGCGGCTACGTGACCCCCGAGGACATCAAGGCCATCGGGCCCGACGTGCTCCGGCACCGCATCATCCGCACCTACGAGGCCGAGGCCGAGGAGATCAGCAGCGACGACATCGTCCGGCGCATCTTCGAGGCGGTGGAGGTCCCCTGA
- a CDS encoding RNA polymerase sigma factor, translating to MTTEVLRLPDRETDAQLVLAAQDGDSGASAQLFRRHVRAAYGTAYRLMGRDQDLEDIVQESFTKALSTIDQLRDPQAFRPWLMRIVVGVAVANLRRRRLLARLGMLRTRAIAPDELISPKAPPDVVVELRAIYGLLDQLRTDERVVLVLRRVEEMTLPEIAACTGKSLATVKRHLARAETRLAAALEDPR from the coding sequence GTGACGACCGAGGTCCTGAGACTCCCCGACCGCGAGACGGACGCCCAGCTGGTGCTGGCCGCCCAGGACGGGGACTCGGGGGCGAGCGCACAGCTCTTCCGCCGCCACGTGCGCGCCGCCTACGGGACAGCGTACCGGCTCATGGGTCGCGACCAGGACCTGGAAGACATCGTCCAGGAGAGCTTCACGAAGGCCTTGTCCACCATCGACCAGCTGCGGGACCCGCAAGCGTTCCGGCCTTGGCTGATGCGCATCGTCGTGGGGGTGGCCGTGGCGAACCTGCGACGGCGTCGACTGCTGGCTCGGCTCGGGATGCTACGTACGCGGGCGATCGCGCCGGACGAGCTCATCTCACCGAAGGCTCCGCCGGACGTGGTCGTCGAGCTGCGCGCCATCTACGGCCTGCTCGACCAGCTCCGCACGGATGAGCGCGTCGTGCTGGTCCTGCGGCGGGTGGAGGAGATGACGCTGCCAGAGATCGCGGCGTGCACTGGCAAGTCGTTGGCGACCGTCAAACGCCACCTGGCCCGCGCCGAGACACGACTCGCCGCTGCGCTGGAGGACCCGCGATGA
- the hemL gene encoding glutamate-1-semialdehyde 2,1-aminomutase: MTDATSKALFAAAQQRIPGGVNSPVRAFRAVGGEPVFVQRANGPFLYGADGTAYVDYVGSWGPMILGHAQPDVVTAIQEAATLGCSYGAPTAGETDMAEAIADAFPSMEMTRLVSSGTEATMGALRVARGFTGRDLVVKCVGGYHGGADYLLVKAGSGLATLGEPDSGGVPASIAATTRLVEYNDVDGLRALFAAEGAQIAAVIIEPVAGNMGCVPPDPEWLAALRTETLEHGALLIFDEVMTGFRVARGGAQALYGITPDLTCLGKIVGGGLPVGAYGGRREIMSKIAPLGPVYQAGTLSGNPLAVAAGLTTLGLLREPGLYEGLEAASASLEAGLVQAAADAGVVARVQRVGSMLTVFFTDAPVRDWPSADRCDRRAFGAFHASLLAHGVYWPPSQFEAAFVSTAHDAEVLATTLRAAQQAFKAVRAQSASE; the protein is encoded by the coding sequence ATGACCGACGCCACCTCCAAGGCCCTGTTCGCCGCCGCTCAGCAACGCATCCCCGGGGGGGTCAACTCCCCTGTCCGCGCGTTCCGTGCGGTGGGCGGTGAGCCCGTGTTCGTCCAGCGCGCCAACGGCCCCTTCCTTTATGGCGCGGACGGAACGGCGTACGTGGACTACGTGGGCTCCTGGGGACCCATGATCCTGGGCCACGCCCAGCCCGACGTGGTCACGGCCATCCAGGAGGCTGCGACCCTCGGATGCAGCTACGGGGCCCCGACTGCCGGGGAGACGGACATGGCCGAGGCCATCGCCGACGCGTTCCCGTCGATGGAGATGACGCGGCTCGTGTCGAGCGGGACGGAGGCCACGATGGGGGCCCTGCGCGTGGCTCGCGGGTTCACGGGGCGCGATCTCGTCGTGAAGTGCGTGGGCGGGTATCACGGCGGCGCGGACTACCTCCTCGTCAAGGCCGGGAGCGGCTTGGCGACGTTGGGGGAGCCCGACAGCGGTGGCGTCCCCGCGTCGATCGCCGCCACGACCAGGCTCGTGGAGTACAACGACGTGGACGGGCTGCGCGCCCTGTTCGCCGCCGAGGGAGCGCAGATCGCGGCCGTCATCATCGAGCCCGTGGCGGGCAACATGGGCTGCGTGCCCCCGGATCCCGAGTGGCTCGCGGCGCTGCGCACCGAGACGCTGGAGCACGGGGCGCTCCTGATCTTCGACGAGGTCATGACGGGCTTCCGCGTGGCACGCGGTGGCGCCCAGGCTCTGTACGGCATCACGCCGGACCTGACGTGCCTGGGCAAGATCGTCGGGGGCGGCCTCCCCGTGGGCGCCTACGGCGGGCGGCGTGAGATCATGTCGAAGATCGCCCCGCTCGGCCCCGTGTATCAGGCGGGCACGCTCAGCGGGAACCCGCTGGCCGTGGCGGCGGGGCTCACCACGTTGGGGCTGCTGCGCGAACCGGGGCTATACGAGGGCCTCGAGGCAGCTTCCGCGTCCCTCGAAGCGGGTCTGGTGCAGGCGGCCGCCGACGCTGGCGTGGTCGCACGGGTGCAGCGCGTGGGCTCCATGCTGACCGTGTTCTTCACGGACGCGCCCGTGCGCGACTGGCCCAGCGCCGACCGCTGCGACCGACGCGCGTTCGGGGCCTTCCACGCCAGCCTCTTGGCTCACGGCGTCTACTGGCCCCCGAGCCAGTTCGAGGCCGCGTTCGTGTCCACGGCGCACGATGCGGAGGTGCTCGCGACCACGCTCCGCGCGGCGCAGCAGGCGTTCAAGGCGGTGCGCGCGCAAAGCGCCTCGGAATGA
- a CDS encoding DUF58 domain-containing protein — MISRELVKKLRKIEIHTARLANDQLAGSYHSVFKGRGMAFSEVRQYQPGDDVRFIDWNVSARMNDAYVKMFTEEREMTVMLLVDLSASEKFGSVGKPKIETVAEIAALLAFSAIKNNDRVGLILFTDRVERFVPPKKGRGHVMRVVTEILNASPAGTGTDLASALDMLGGLRKRRSVAFLLSDFIADDYEKQLRVAAKRHDLIPVQVVDPREENLPDVGLALVEDLESGELVEVDTGDPRVRQAFAHEVLRQRALRERLFRKLRVDHLTVHTDEDYVRPIAEFFRFRQKRMMGFR, encoded by the coding sequence ATGATCTCGCGCGAGCTCGTCAAGAAGCTCCGGAAGATCGAGATCCACACCGCGCGCCTGGCCAACGATCAGCTCGCGGGGAGCTACCACTCCGTCTTCAAGGGCCGCGGCATGGCCTTCAGCGAGGTGCGCCAGTACCAGCCGGGCGACGACGTGCGCTTCATCGACTGGAACGTCAGCGCCCGCATGAACGACGCCTACGTGAAGATGTTCACGGAAGAGCGCGAGATGACGGTCATGCTCTTGGTCGATCTCTCGGCCTCCGAGAAGTTCGGCAGCGTCGGCAAGCCCAAGATCGAGACCGTGGCCGAGATCGCGGCGCTCTTGGCCTTCAGCGCCATCAAGAACAACGACCGCGTGGGGCTCATCCTGTTCACCGACCGCGTGGAGCGCTTCGTGCCGCCCAAGAAGGGGCGCGGGCACGTGATGCGCGTGGTGACGGAGATCCTCAACGCCTCCCCCGCGGGCACCGGCACCGACCTCGCTTCCGCGCTGGACATGCTCGGAGGCCTGCGCAAGCGCCGCTCGGTAGCGTTCTTGCTGAGCGACTTCATCGCGGACGACTACGAGAAGCAGCTGCGGGTCGCGGCCAAGCGCCACGACCTGATCCCCGTGCAGGTGGTGGACCCGCGTGAAGAGAACCTCCCGGACGTGGGGCTCGCGCTGGTGGAAGACCTCGAGAGCGGTGAGCTGGTCGAGGTGGACACGGGCGACCCGCGCGTGCGGCAGGCCTTCGCGCACGAGGTGCTGCGGCAGCGCGCGCTGCGGGAGCGGCTGTTCCGCAAGCTGCGTGTGGACCACCTGACGGTGCACACGGACGAGGACTACGTGCGGCCCATCGCCGAGTTCTTTCGCTTTCGGCAGAAGCGCATGATGGGGTTCCGGTGA
- a CDS encoding VIT family protein, giving the protein MKPHRETHRAERASWLRAAVLGANDGIVSTASLVLGVAASNASPEAVLTAGLAGLVGGALSMAAGEYVSVSSQRDVEQADLARERRELHEQPEHELVELTEIYANMGLDRALAARVAQALTEHGDPLRVHAREELGLDPDDLARPARAALVSALSFALGAALPLAVMALTPGDARAAVTLASALVTLGALGAVSAWLGGAPIPRAIARVVVGGALAMGLTSLLGTWFGAVV; this is encoded by the coding sequence ATGAAGCCACACCGTGAGACGCATCGCGCGGAGCGGGCCAGCTGGCTCCGGGCCGCGGTGCTCGGGGCCAACGACGGTATCGTGTCCACGGCCAGCCTCGTGCTGGGGGTCGCCGCCTCCAACGCGAGCCCCGAGGCGGTGCTGACCGCGGGCCTCGCGGGTCTCGTCGGCGGCGCACTCTCCATGGCCGCGGGGGAGTACGTGTCGGTCAGCTCGCAACGCGACGTGGAGCAGGCGGACCTCGCGCGGGAGCGGCGCGAGCTCCACGAGCAGCCGGAGCACGAGCTGGTGGAGCTGACGGAGATCTACGCCAACATGGGTCTCGACCGCGCGCTCGCAGCCCGCGTCGCCCAGGCGCTGACCGAGCACGGCGACCCACTGCGCGTGCACGCGCGCGAGGAGCTGGGGCTGGATCCAGACGACCTCGCCCGCCCCGCCCGCGCGGCGCTGGTCTCCGCGCTGTCGTTCGCGCTGGGCGCCGCGCTGCCCCTCGCCGTCATGGCGCTGACCCCTGGAGACGCGCGCGCCGCCGTGACGCTGGCCTCCGCGCTCGTGACCCTCGGGGCGTTGGGCGCCGTCAGCGCTTGGCTGGGAGGCGCACCCATCCCCAGGGCCATTGCGCGCGTCGTCGTCGGAGGCGCGCTGGCCATGGGGCTCACGTCGCTGCTGGGCACGTGGTTCGGCGCCGTCGTGTAG
- a CDS encoding glycosyltransferase, whose translation MTTDPQPRVSIIIPVYNEEAILQTAVVDLIDRLQAFDWTYELCLAENGSTDRTVEVGEELARRFPQVSIRSVGEPNYGLALRRGIIAARGEYVICDEIDLCDTDFYRRALEALETKQADFVVGSKVMAGASDERPLFRRLGTVVINGMLRVALGFRGTDTHGLKAFRRASVVDVANACLVDKDLFASELVIRAERGGVRMLEIPVRVLEKRPPSIGLTRRVPNVLKNLARLFIAIRIRG comes from the coding sequence ATGACGACCGACCCGCAGCCCCGCGTCTCCATCATCATCCCCGTGTACAACGAGGAGGCCATCCTCCAGACCGCGGTGGTGGACCTGATCGACCGCCTGCAGGCGTTCGACTGGACGTACGAGCTGTGCCTGGCCGAGAACGGCAGCACGGACCGCACGGTCGAAGTGGGCGAGGAGCTGGCGCGGCGTTTTCCGCAGGTCAGCATCCGCAGCGTGGGAGAGCCCAACTACGGCCTCGCCCTGCGCCGCGGCATCATCGCCGCCCGCGGCGAGTACGTCATCTGCGACGAGATCGACCTGTGTGACACGGACTTCTACCGGCGTGCGCTCGAGGCCCTCGAGACGAAGCAGGCGGACTTCGTGGTGGGATCGAAGGTCATGGCGGGCGCGAGCGACGAGCGCCCCTTGTTCCGGCGCCTCGGCACCGTCGTCATCAACGGGATGCTGCGCGTGGCCCTCGGCTTCCGCGGCACGGACACCCACGGGCTCAAGGCCTTCCGGCGCGCCTCCGTGGTCGACGTCGCCAACGCGTGCCTGGTCGACAAGGACCTCTTCGCCAGCGAGCTGGTCATCCGCGCCGAGCGCGGCGGCGTGCGCATGCTGGAGATCCCGGTGCGCGTGCTGGAGAAGCGCCCGCCGAGCATCGGCCTCACGCGCCGCGTGCCCAACGTCCTCAAGAACCTGGCGCGCCTGTTCATCGCCATCCGTATCCGCGGCTGA
- a CDS encoding cytochrome c maturation protein CcmE produces the protein MSAPTDTPSLEPADSSVGDLPIEAGAPAHAARESSGGLGSGPKIIAVFALLGAAMLVLAFGQASEVATYSVTVGEALAHAQGDRRIRVEGDLRHGSIQFRESPCEWRFTIERDGHEMPVQFPRCVVPDTFRDDYDIQVVVEGRVDEHGTFLADQIIPRCPSKYEEQAAQLRTAGS, from the coding sequence ATGAGCGCCCCCACTGACACGCCCAGCCTCGAACCAGCCGACTCGTCCGTCGGCGATCTCCCGATCGAGGCCGGCGCCCCCGCACACGCTGCGCGCGAGAGCTCGGGCGGCCTCGGATCCGGCCCGAAGATCATCGCGGTGTTCGCGCTGCTGGGCGCGGCCATGCTGGTGCTCGCCTTCGGACAAGCGTCCGAGGTGGCCACCTACTCGGTGACGGTGGGTGAGGCCCTCGCCCACGCGCAGGGCGATCGCCGCATCCGCGTGGAGGGCGATCTGCGCCACGGCTCCATCCAGTTCCGCGAGTCTCCCTGCGAGTGGCGCTTCACCATCGAGCGCGACGGCCACGAGATGCCCGTCCAGTTCCCCCGCTGCGTGGTGCCCGACACCTTCCGCGACGACTACGACATCCAGGTCGTCGTCGAGGGGCGCGTCGACGAGCACGGCACCTTCCTGGCGGACCAGATCATCCCGCGCTGCCCGTCCAAGTACGAAGAGCAGGCGGCGCAGCTGCGCACGGCGGGTTCTTGA
- the atpB gene encoding F0F1 ATP synthase subunit A, with amino-acid sequence MPHGESWFSLLPGYAHWLSDARHSHGATWIAHGDVGIQHILHWIFLIVVLAVVGLLVRSKVADTQAAILPDGHFSLRTLIEGFAGQVYGTLVDMMGKKAAKFFLPLIGTCAFMIFFSNAFGLLPGFQPPTSNLNTTMSMALVIFFATHIFGVKENGLGYFKHFLGPFLPLAPLMLPIELISHIARPITLAVRLMANMTADHLVLAIFLTLAPWFIPLPLPLYFLGCIVVVVQTMVFCLLSTVYISMAIAHDH; translated from the coding sequence ATGCCTCACGGTGAATCGTGGTTCAGCTTGCTTCCCGGATACGCGCACTGGCTGAGTGACGCCCGGCACAGTCACGGCGCGACGTGGATCGCGCACGGCGACGTGGGCATCCAGCACATCCTGCACTGGATCTTCCTCATCGTGGTGCTGGCCGTGGTCGGCCTGCTGGTGCGCTCGAAGGTGGCCGACACCCAGGCTGCCATCCTGCCGGACGGGCACTTCTCCCTGCGCACCCTGATCGAGGGCTTCGCGGGCCAGGTCTACGGCACGCTCGTCGACATGATGGGCAAGAAGGCCGCCAAGTTCTTCCTGCCGCTCATCGGCACCTGCGCGTTCATGATCTTCTTCTCGAACGCGTTCGGCCTCCTGCCCGGCTTCCAGCCCCCCACGTCGAACCTCAACACCACCATGTCCATGGCGCTGGTGATCTTCTTCGCCACGCACATCTTCGGCGTGAAGGAGAACGGCCTCGGGTACTTCAAGCACTTCCTCGGGCCCTTCCTGCCCCTGGCGCCACTGATGCTCCCCATCGAGCTCATCAGCCACATCGCGCGCCCCATCACCCTGGCCGTTCGCCTCATGGCGAACATGACGGCTGACCACTTGGTGCTCGCCATCTTCCTGACGCTGGCGCCGTGGTTCATCCCCCTTCCGCTTCCCCTCTACTTCCTCGGCTGCATCGTCGTGGTGGTTCAGACCATGGTCTTCTGCTTGTTGTCCACGGTCTACATCTCCATGGCCATCGCGCACGACCACTGA
- a CDS encoding ATP synthase subunit I → MNALLRTTTHTTLGFAAVLVLLSFAAIGVPTGIGALVGSAVAVANWFLLRVSLAKLVEARVEQRGGITLLLCLKLGLTGVVAFIAIRRLHVDPLGFMIGFGALVLGILTASILFSAEAASADPAAEAPGEEF, encoded by the coding sequence ATGAACGCCCTCCTCCGCACGACCACCCACACGACGCTCGGCTTCGCTGCCGTGCTCGTGCTGCTGTCGTTCGCGGCCATCGGCGTCCCCACGGGCATCGGCGCCCTGGTCGGCTCGGCGGTCGCGGTGGCCAACTGGTTCCTGCTGCGCGTGAGCCTCGCCAAGCTGGTCGAGGCCCGCGTCGAGCAGCGCGGCGGGATCACCCTTCTTCTTTGCCTGAAGCTCGGATTGACCGGGGTCGTCGCGTTCATCGCGATCCGTCGCCTCCACGTCGATCCGCTGGGCTTCATGATCGGCTTCGGTGCCCTCGTCCTGGGCATCCTGACGGCCTCCATCCTCTTCAGCGCCGAGGCGGCGTCCGCAGACCCTGCGGCCGAGGCCCCCGGCGAGGAGTTCTGA
- a CDS encoding histidine--tRNA ligase, which yields MSTLRSVKGMNDILPAEVSAFRHLEETFRAVAAAHGYGEVRTPLLEPTALFVRSIGDTTDIVEKEMYTFEDQGEKQLSLRPEGTASAVRAFVQHSVHAQSPITKWFYIGPMYRRERPAKGRLRQFHQMGLEVYGDPGPFVDAEMIDMAVSFLAAVGITDVEVRVNSLGSGASRAAYREALLAYLEPRRAELCADCQRRMERNPLRVLDCKVPACAAIAALAPSLLDHLDDADREHFDGLKAALDALGTPYVVDASVVRGLDYYTRTIFEVRGLGGDLGAQNTLLGGGRYDGMVKSMGGPDVPALGLGMGVERLLLAMPEKPSAPAPDAFIVALRPEQRTAALLLGKQLRAAGLRVENDLRGQSLKSQMRRSDSLGSRFALVLGESEVAAGTVQVKDLRASTQTELPAGEVAAAIKAALQ from the coding sequence ATGAGCACGCTGCGTTCCGTCAAGGGCATGAATGACATCCTTCCCGCTGAGGTCTCGGCCTTCCGGCACCTGGAGGAGACCTTCCGTGCGGTGGCGGCGGCGCATGGCTACGGGGAGGTACGCACTCCGTTGCTCGAGCCGACAGCGCTCTTCGTGCGCTCCATCGGCGACACGACGGACATCGTCGAGAAGGAGATGTACACCTTCGAAGACCAAGGTGAGAAGCAGCTCTCCCTGCGCCCCGAAGGAACTGCGTCGGCCGTGCGCGCGTTCGTGCAGCACTCGGTCCACGCGCAGAGCCCCATCACCAAGTGGTTCTACATCGGGCCGATGTACCGACGCGAACGTCCGGCCAAGGGCCGCTTGCGGCAGTTCCATCAGATGGGCCTCGAGGTGTATGGCGACCCGGGTCCGTTCGTCGACGCCGAGATGATCGACATGGCCGTGTCCTTCCTGGCAGCGGTCGGTATCACGGACGTGGAGGTGCGCGTGAACTCCCTCGGGAGCGGGGCGAGCCGGGCGGCGTATCGCGAGGCGCTGCTCGCCTATCTCGAGCCGCGGCGCGCGGAGCTGTGCGCGGACTGTCAGCGGCGCATGGAGCGCAACCCGCTGCGGGTCCTGGACTGCAAGGTGCCGGCGTGTGCCGCCATCGCGGCGCTCGCGCCTTCTCTGTTGGATCACCTCGACGACGCAGACCGCGAGCACTTCGACGGCTTGAAGGCAGCGCTCGACGCGCTGGGGACGCCCTACGTCGTGGACGCGTCCGTGGTGCGCGGGCTCGACTACTACACACGCACGATCTTCGAGGTGCGTGGGTTGGGTGGAGATCTCGGCGCGCAGAACACGCTCTTGGGCGGAGGCCGGTACGACGGCATGGTCAAGAGCATGGGCGGCCCGGACGTGCCCGCCTTGGGTCTCGGCATGGGCGTTGAGCGCCTGCTCCTGGCGATGCCAGAGAAGCCGAGCGCGCCCGCCCCGGATGCGTTCATCGTCGCGCTTCGTCCAGAGCAGCGCACGGCTGCGCTCCTGCTCGGCAAGCAGCTGCGCGCGGCGGGGCTGCGCGTCGAGAACGACCTGCGCGGTCAGTCGCTCAAGAGCCAGATGCGCCGTTCGGATTCGCTGGGCTCGCGCTTCGCGCTGGTGCTGGGTGAGAGCGAGGTCGCGGCGGGGACCGTGCAGGTCAAGGACCTGCGCGCCTCCACCCAGACCGAGCTACCCGCGGGCGAGGTCGCCGCAGCGATCAAGGCGGCGCTTCAGTAG
- a CDS encoding AtpZ/AtpI family protein, with protein sequence MFLGPEGRKQLKALGDVSTIGIEMAVSVIVGLVGGRWLDDTFATGRVFEIIGLLAGLAAAFRSLYRVARKVKQQLAVTDPGDDPTLSKPGSSKDSSESPATPPPTSRPSSPKRP encoded by the coding sequence ATGTTTCTGGGTCCAGAAGGCCGGAAGCAGCTGAAGGCCCTCGGTGACGTCTCCACCATCGGTATCGAGATGGCGGTGTCGGTCATCGTGGGACTGGTCGGGGGCCGCTGGTTGGACGACACGTTCGCCACCGGCCGAGTGTTCGAGATCATCGGGCTCCTCGCAGGTCTTGCCGCCGCCTTCCGAAGCCTCTACAGGGTCGCTCGCAAAGTAAAACAGCAGCTGGCAGTGACCGACCCGGGGGACGACCCCACACTCTCCAAGCCCGGCTCTTCCAAAGACTCCTCCGAGTCTCCCGCCACCCCCCCGCCTACCTCCCGCCCCTCTTCGCCGAAGCGCCCCTAG
- the atpE gene encoding ATP synthase F0 subunit C, giving the protein MKKTALRLVSLLTPLFVTATAFAQDAAGGVDKSSLAFAAGGAIGVAAFGGALGQGKAAAAALEGIARNPNASDKLFTPMILGLALIESLVIYALVIAYMLQDKI; this is encoded by the coding sequence ATGAAGAAGACGGCACTTCGACTCGTTTCCCTGCTCACCCCCCTCTTCGTCACGGCCACCGCGTTCGCGCAGGACGCCGCCGGCGGCGTGGACAAGTCCTCCCTGGCGTTCGCCGCGGGTGGCGCCATCGGCGTCGCCGCGTTCGGTGGCGCGCTCGGCCAGGGCAAGGCCGCTGCGGCTGCGCTCGAGGGCATCGCGCGTAACCCCAACGCGTCCGACAAGCTCTTCACGCCGATGATCCTCGGCCTCGCGCTCATCGAGTCGCTCGTCATCTACGCGCTCGTCATCGCGTACATGCTTCAGGACAAGATCTGA
- a CDS encoding FecR domain-containing protein: protein MKHAPNRHPAAHVEPELSEARVERMWHAVSAQLDASGQGSARGHEPATRWRWRLRPSLTLVLGLAGTCAAACAVWWSRATPTSPGPAPALVATTAQGEWVATAEVGRVLHFDDGSTLTLGPRTQLRTLAVSRDALRVRLERGGVSCATGGRSQVVVEVASAEVASAAMGAEPSPGATRFHVGLDIPGREGPTLTVGVTRGRVEVRHDGANATLGAGETWTRTHRAASSEPVMEEGQSADSPTEHASREATSRTFRARADIERGEGPRPGRPTREPARPRNATEEGSAESDGATQLFEEALRERLAHRPAEAARAYAAFGREHPTDPRAPLAAFELGRLRLYQLGDAQGALQALDQALGGGGGGFFAEDAAAARVEALSQLGDAARCRAARTRFLATYATSVHRQRVSAQCGASSGDRP from the coding sequence ATGAAACATGCGCCCAACCGACACCCCGCTGCACACGTCGAGCCCGAGCTCTCGGAGGCGCGGGTCGAGCGCATGTGGCACGCGGTCTCGGCGCAGCTGGATGCGAGCGGGCAAGGCAGCGCGCGCGGCCATGAGCCCGCGACGCGGTGGCGGTGGCGGCTCCGGCCCTCGCTCACGCTGGTGCTGGGTCTCGCAGGCACGTGCGCTGCCGCCTGTGCTGTCTGGTGGAGCCGCGCGACGCCCACGTCGCCTGGCCCTGCGCCGGCGCTGGTGGCCACCACGGCTCAGGGGGAGTGGGTCGCGACGGCGGAGGTGGGGCGCGTGCTCCACTTCGACGACGGCTCGACGCTCACGCTCGGCCCTCGTACGCAGCTGCGGACGCTCGCCGTCTCCCGCGACGCGCTGCGCGTGCGCCTCGAACGGGGCGGCGTGTCCTGCGCGACGGGCGGGCGCTCGCAGGTCGTCGTCGAAGTCGCAAGCGCGGAGGTCGCGAGCGCGGCCATGGGCGCCGAGCCGTCGCCCGGCGCGACGCGCTTCCACGTCGGCCTCGACATCCCTGGGCGTGAAGGGCCGACGCTGACGGTCGGGGTCACGCGGGGCCGCGTCGAAGTGCGACACGACGGCGCCAACGCCACGCTGGGAGCAGGCGAGACTTGGACCCGAACCCACCGCGCCGCTTCGAGCGAGCCCGTCATGGAAGAAGGGCAGAGCGCCGACTCGCCGACCGAACATGCGAGCCGAGAAGCGACCTCACGGACGTTCCGCGCGCGCGCCGACATCGAGCGTGGCGAAGGGCCTCGGCCCGGTCGGCCGACACGCGAGCCCGCACGTCCGCGCAACGCAACGGAGGAGGGGAGCGCGGAGTCCGATGGCGCGACGCAGCTCTTCGAGGAGGCCTTGCGGGAGCGCCTCGCGCATCGCCCCGCCGAGGCAGCACGCGCCTACGCCGCCTTCGGGCGCGAGCACCCCACGGACCCTCGTGCGCCCCTGGCGGCCTTCGAGCTGGGGCGCCTCCGGCTATACCAGCTGGGCGACGCGCAGGGCGCGCTCCAAGCCCTGGACCAGGCGCTGGGAGGTGGTGGAGGCGGCTTCTTCGCCGAGGACGCCGCCGCGGCGCGCGTGGAGGCGCTCTCGCAGTTGGGCGACGCCGCTCGCTGCCGCGCTGCTCGGACGCGCTTCCTCGCCACCTACGCGACGAGCGTCCACCGCCAGCGCGTGAGCGCGCAGTGCGGCGCGTCCAGCGGGGACCGCCCCTGA